Proteins found in one Terriglobales bacterium genomic segment:
- a CDS encoding PAS domain S-box protein: MREAESTYCRLFERSLAALFRTTVDGRPLDCNDAFARMYGYDSREEVLRTPCENLYADPADRQDYVARLQREGAVHNHELWCRRKDGTALCVLSSAVLVRGTNGEPDVIEGMDIDITGRKRAEEHLRIRTAALEAAANAVLITGRDGTIIWANPAFSKLTGYSVEEAIGRNPQFLKSGLHGTDFYRELWQTILSGRTWEGEMQNRRKDGSLYVEEMTITPVADHGEVTHFIAIKQDVTARKQAEEALRRSEERYRLVTRATNNAVWDWNIWTNETVWNDALQSLFGHPPPSPDGDGHAWWLERVHEDDRAHVAATLHTALRGSGSVVAMEYRFQRADGTFALVADRGYIMRNHEGDALRMIGAMADITELRGVEMALRQSEDKFSRAFHSSPTPMIISTLQGGRYLDVNEAFLRMIGQTRSEVIGRTAFDIGFWWDAEQRSNVTEILRQRGRLVGRALQFRHKNGAQRSGQLSAELIQVAGQDCMLSVVTDETERVAAEEALRRSEERFRQLFESHLIGLHIARFDGRVVMANDAWLKMTGYTRSDLAAGRANWKAMTPSEHVDSDVKAGQQLQASGTATPREKEYFRKDGSRFPVLIGLSKLEGSKDEAVAFILDISERKRAEEERERLHSAIEHSAAEWRETFDAMQSPIVLLDAAGRILRINGAGQRLAGLGYERLLGLAMRGLPGEPWQAAANLATRLTNANQVAPLAIRDETGRSWDIEALPMAGADAGNRTIVILRDTTELVKLQESLLRTETLSTLGSLVAGVAHEVRNPLFGISSTLDAFEARFGSQPSYERYVGALRRETSRMTELMKQLLELGKPSSPDRIQMDLGVVLGQALHTCAPMATQAGVKVLVHAHAPATVLAERLRLIQVFQNLVENAVQHSSPGQLVDLELETMEESGRRWVECCVLDCGSGIATQDLDRIFEPFFSRRAGGTGLGLSIVQRIVEEHGGTISIRNRPQGGTEARVRLPLVSAPVVQPADEQAYSVP; the protein is encoded by the coding sequence ATGCGAGAAGCAGAGAGCACGTATTGCAGACTGTTTGAGCGGAGCCTTGCCGCTCTCTTTCGCACTACCGTCGATGGCCGCCCTCTTGACTGCAACGACGCCTTCGCGCGCATGTACGGTTATGACTCACGCGAAGAGGTGTTGCGAACGCCTTGTGAGAACCTCTACGCCGATCCAGCCGACCGTCAGGACTATGTTGCCCGGTTGCAACGGGAGGGCGCAGTCCACAACCACGAACTATGGTGCCGGCGGAAGGACGGCACTGCGCTCTGCGTGCTTTCCAGCGCTGTGCTGGTCCGCGGCACGAACGGCGAGCCGGATGTGATCGAAGGCATGGACATCGACATCACTGGCCGGAAACGCGCTGAGGAACACCTGCGAATCCGCACCGCGGCCTTGGAGGCTGCGGCCAACGCCGTACTCATTACGGGACGCGACGGAACTATCATTTGGGCCAATCCCGCGTTCAGCAAGCTCACCGGATATTCGGTAGAAGAGGCCATCGGCCGTAACCCACAGTTTCTCAAGTCCGGCCTTCATGGAACGGATTTCTACCGCGAGCTGTGGCAGACCATCCTCTCGGGACGGACCTGGGAAGGCGAGATGCAAAACCGGAGGAAGGATGGCTCGCTCTACGTCGAGGAAATGACCATTACGCCGGTGGCCGACCACGGCGAGGTCACCCATTTCATCGCCATCAAGCAGGACGTCACGGCACGCAAGCAGGCGGAAGAAGCGCTGCGGCGCAGCGAGGAGCGGTACCGGCTGGTCACCCGAGCCACGAACAATGCCGTCTGGGATTGGAACATCTGGACCAACGAGACGGTGTGGAACGACGCCCTGCAGTCGCTGTTCGGGCACCCGCCTCCTTCTCCTGACGGAGACGGTCACGCCTGGTGGCTGGAGCGGGTGCACGAGGACGACCGGGCGCATGTCGCAGCGACGCTCCACACCGCTTTGCGGGGAAGCGGGTCCGTGGTCGCCATGGAATACCGTTTTCAACGCGCCGATGGAACTTTTGCGTTAGTGGCCGATCGGGGCTACATCATGCGCAACCACGAGGGCGACGCGTTGCGCATGATCGGTGCAATGGCGGACATCACGGAATTGCGCGGCGTAGAGATGGCCTTGCGCCAGTCCGAAGACAAGTTCTCCAGGGCTTTCCATTCCAGCCCGACCCCGATGATCATCAGCACACTCCAGGGGGGCCGCTATCTGGATGTGAATGAGGCCTTCCTTCGCATGATCGGTCAGACCCGCTCGGAGGTCATCGGCCGGACCGCATTCGACATTGGTTTTTGGTGGGACGCCGAACAACGGTCCAACGTTACCGAGATTCTGCGACAGCGGGGCCGGCTGGTCGGACGGGCTTTGCAATTTCGCCACAAGAACGGGGCACAGCGCTCGGGTCAGTTATCCGCGGAGCTCATCCAGGTCGCGGGACAGGACTGCATGCTTTCGGTGGTGACGGATGAGACGGAGCGTGTGGCGGCGGAAGAAGCCCTGCGACGCAGCGAAGAGCGATTCCGCCAACTGTTTGAATCCCATTTGATCGGGCTGCACATCGCCCGTTTCGACGGCCGGGTAGTGATGGCCAACGATGCCTGGCTCAAAATGACCGGGTACACGCGCAGCGACCTCGCCGCCGGACGAGCCAACTGGAAGGCGATGACGCCTTCCGAGCACGTAGACAGTGACGTGAAGGCCGGCCAGCAACTCCAGGCATCCGGGACAGCTACCCCCAGGGAAAAGGAGTACTTCCGCAAGGACGGAAGCCGCTTCCCGGTTCTCATCGGATTATCCAAGTTGGAAGGCTCGAAGGATGAAGCGGTCGCATTCATCCTGGATATCAGCGAGCGCAAGCGCGCAGAGGAAGAGCGCGAACGGCTGCATTCCGCCATCGAGCACTCGGCGGCGGAATGGCGGGAGACGTTCGACGCCATGCAGTCACCGATCGTGTTGCTGGATGCCGCCGGGCGAATCCTCCGAATCAACGGCGCCGGCCAACGGCTCGCCGGACTGGGCTATGAGAGACTGCTGGGCCTGGCGATGCGCGGGTTGCCAGGGGAGCCCTGGCAGGCCGCGGCCAATCTGGCCACCCGGCTGACCAACGCGAATCAGGTCGCGCCGCTTGCGATTCGAGACGAGACCGGTCGCTCCTGGGACATCGAGGCCCTGCCCATGGCGGGAGCGGACGCGGGAAACCGCACCATCGTGATCCTGCGCGACACCACTGAACTGGTCAAGCTGCAGGAATCGCTACTCCGTACCGAGACCCTCTCCACACTCGGATCCCTGGTGGCGGGCGTGGCTCACGAAGTGCGCAATCCTCTGTTTGGAATTTCTTCCACCCTGGATGCTTTTGAGGCCCGGTTCGGGAGTCAACCGTCCTATGAGCGATACGTGGGCGCCCTGCGACGCGAAACTTCCCGGATGACGGAACTGATGAAGCAGTTACTGGAACTGGGCAAGCCCAGCAGTCCGGATCGAATCCAGATGGACCTGGGCGTGGTCCTAGGCCAGGCGCTACACACTTGCGCCCCGATGGCCACTCAGGCCGGCGTCAAGGTGCTGGTGCATGCGCACGCCCCGGCCACGGTCCTAGCCGAGCGGCTGCGTCTGATCCAGGTCTTCCAGAACCTGGTTGAAAACGCGGTTCAGCACTCATCGCCGGGCCAGTTAGTCGACCTGGAGCTGGAGACCATGGAGGAATCCGGGCGCCGCTGGGTCG
- a CDS encoding ATP-binding protein, protein METEVKLLVVEDKRPDALMVQGALRGAPGNYHCVTVERLAEALALLATPSFDVVLLDLDLPDSQGLLTLEKTLASSSVPVVVLTALDDELTAIRAVQAGAQDYLIKGQCDGALIARALRYAMERKRLQEELQQARRLEAVGRLAGGVAHDFNNLMTVVTGYGDLLAQEAPPDTNVGRWAKSICEAADRAARLTSQLLAVGRRHTLLPSVFDLNPAILDLRDMLKCTARSDIALELELGPEPQRIRADRGQLEQVVVNLVANACDAMPHGGRLILRTATRRLDSRTLCGEQPVESGLYVVFTVADTGYGMDARTRERIFEPFFTTKGPRQGAGLGLATVYGIVKQSGGHISVRSEIGKGSEFTVALPHADGSLGSGSPSLSEEGQMAHRQAALVAQGECRPASRT, encoded by the coding sequence ATGGAAACTGAAGTCAAGCTGCTGGTGGTAGAAGACAAGCGCCCCGACGCATTGATGGTGCAGGGCGCGTTGAGAGGCGCACCCGGGAACTATCATTGCGTCACGGTCGAGCGGTTGGCAGAAGCCCTGGCGCTGCTGGCTACGCCCAGCTTCGATGTGGTTCTACTCGACCTGGACCTTCCCGACAGCCAAGGACTGCTTACGCTGGAGAAGACATTGGCGTCGTCCTCTGTGCCCGTGGTGGTGCTGACGGCGCTTGACGACGAACTGACCGCTATCCGAGCCGTGCAAGCCGGGGCCCAGGACTACCTCATCAAGGGACAGTGCGACGGAGCGCTGATCGCCCGCGCTCTGCGCTACGCCATGGAACGAAAGCGGCTGCAGGAGGAATTGCAGCAAGCGCGAAGGCTGGAAGCGGTGGGCCGCCTGGCAGGCGGCGTGGCCCATGACTTCAACAACCTGATGACGGTGGTAACCGGATACGGAGATCTGCTGGCGCAGGAGGCGCCACCGGACACCAACGTGGGTCGCTGGGCAAAATCCATATGCGAAGCGGCGGACCGCGCGGCCAGGCTTACCAGCCAACTGCTGGCCGTAGGCCGGAGGCACACGCTTCTGCCCTCCGTCTTCGACCTGAACCCCGCCATCTTGGACCTGCGGGACATGCTGAAATGCACCGCCCGCAGCGACATCGCGCTGGAACTGGAGTTGGGCCCGGAACCACAACGCATCCGTGCCGACCGAGGCCAGCTTGAACAGGTGGTGGTGAATCTAGTGGCCAACGCCTGTGATGCCATGCCGCATGGAGGCCGGCTCATCTTGCGGACTGCTACTCGCCGACTGGACTCCCGCACCTTATGTGGCGAACAGCCAGTCGAAAGCGGCCTGTACGTGGTTTTCACTGTTGCCGATACCGGCTATGGGATGGACGCCCGGACGCGCGAACGGATATTCGAACCTTTCTTCACCACCAAGGGGCCCAGGCAGGGTGCCGGGCTGGGTCTCGCGACTGTCTATGGGATCGTGAAACAGAGCGGAGGGCATATCTCGGTGAGAAGCGAAATAGGCAAGGGCTCTGAATTCACCGTAGCCTTGCCTCATGCCGATGGGTCGCTCGGTTCGGGCTCCCCCAGCCTGAGCGAGGAGGGCCAGATGGCGCATCGACAGGCCGCCCTAGTGGCCCAGGGCGAATGCCGGCCAGCCAGCCGGACCTGA
- a CDS encoding HEAT repeat domain-containing protein codes for MFAPIESLVPLVKWTLATVVTVNLLIGLFVFMRRLKRWRYFQLKEAIAEANLPLLCAVAEGQVSRTEALASWSKASSKEHIQALEELLLKAARQGCSNASDLLYSLGYVGHWAKAAFGRRRAKQLIDACLKQRGDTSLAPPASSFRARLSRLRLFSIPRAAAVANLGILRPDWALVFATAALKDPALDVRIGALDALGRSRHPKALPVLFEAAMKCLEAGCDLPPLAIKTALTRFQVEDLVHFLPFLTDPDRRVRVASAEAVALICRQAGPKAIAARNDLGELCVLTMEQLASDKMAKLRGLSAQILGQFQGEPVDAVLAASLRDREATVRLQAARACRGPHRFRQIPFLVQRLSDSAWEVREAAAQSLLAIGEDGKRQMYEHFVTSGDPYGCDEVADQIQRRGLAEELILELSVPGRESLANAVCRKMLFLGKTSALMHAAAAMEALPALQALALEAPVDEFLRVREATVPVFAR; via the coding sequence ATGTTCGCACCCATAGAGAGCCTTGTGCCTTTGGTCAAGTGGACCTTGGCCACCGTTGTGACTGTGAACCTGCTCATCGGTCTTTTTGTGTTCATGCGCAGGCTGAAGCGTTGGCGCTACTTCCAGCTCAAGGAGGCCATCGCGGAAGCGAACCTTCCCTTGCTCTGCGCCGTGGCCGAAGGCCAAGTGTCCAGGACCGAAGCCCTGGCGAGCTGGAGCAAGGCGTCGTCGAAAGAGCACATTCAAGCCCTGGAGGAGCTGCTGCTTAAGGCCGCGCGCCAAGGCTGCAGCAATGCCTCGGACCTGCTCTATTCGCTGGGTTATGTCGGCCACTGGGCAAAGGCCGCATTCGGGCGCCGGCGTGCCAAGCAGCTCATTGACGCCTGCCTGAAGCAGAGGGGAGATACTTCTCTCGCCCCACCCGCATCGTCCTTTCGCGCCCGGCTGTCGCGCCTCCGGCTGTTTTCCATACCTCGGGCTGCGGCAGTAGCCAACCTGGGCATCCTCCGGCCGGACTGGGCGCTGGTCTTTGCCACGGCTGCCCTCAAAGACCCAGCGCTCGACGTGCGTATTGGCGCGCTCGACGCTCTTGGTCGCAGCCGGCATCCGAAAGCCCTACCGGTTCTTTTCGAGGCGGCCATGAAGTGTCTGGAGGCAGGTTGCGACCTGCCGCCCCTGGCCATCAAGACAGCACTGACTCGGTTCCAGGTGGAAGACCTTGTCCATTTCCTGCCGTTTCTGACCGATCCCGATCGCCGCGTCCGGGTGGCTTCCGCGGAAGCCGTAGCCCTGATCTGCCGCCAGGCCGGCCCGAAAGCCATAGCAGCCAGGAACGACTTGGGGGAACTCTGCGTCCTGACGATGGAACAACTTGCGTCGGACAAGATGGCCAAGTTGCGCGGTCTGAGTGCGCAGATCCTGGGACAATTCCAGGGTGAGCCGGTCGACGCGGTTCTGGCAGCGTCCCTGCGCGATCGCGAAGCCACGGTGCGCTTGCAGGCGGCTCGTGCCTGCCGAGGCCCCCACCGCTTCCGGCAGATCCCTTTCCTGGTCCAGAGGTTGTCAGACTCCGCCTGGGAAGTGCGCGAAGCCGCCGCCCAGTCCTTGCTGGCAATTGGTGAGGACGGCAAGCGGCAGATGTACGAGCACTTTGTCACCAGCGGGGACCCCTACGGTTGCGACGAGGTGGCCGACCAGATCCAGCGCCGCGGCCTGGCCGAGGAGCTCATCCTGGAGCTTTCTGTCCCCGGCCGCGAGTCGTTGGCCAACGCCGTGTGTCGCAAGATGCTGTTCCTGGGTAAGACTTCCGCTCTGATGCACGCGGCCGCAGCCATGGAAGCGCTCCCGGCGCTTCAGGCCCTCGCCCTGGAAGCTCCTGTTGACGAGTTTCTGCGTGTCCGGGAAGCGACGGTGCCCGTCTTCGCCAGATAG
- a CDS encoding PilZ domain-containing protein — translation MRANTLLFSQDPEVVRVLARALDELSIGVEICPDVHSVIDRLESHKFDAVIVDSDEGCNAWGLLAGMRKSRLNRRSVGVALARDQETFRTAFDMGANLVIDKPIRGERAARNLRAAQAVILRELRRCTRYSVEVTATLETGSGVVQATVIDVSEGGVGLRAWKPLTQGESGQIRFTLPETATSFEARVEIVWTKDGGRAGTRFLNFAPLSKLALERWLGARIDDEMLQPQAK, via the coding sequence ATGCGAGCCAACACGCTGTTGTTCTCCCAAGATCCTGAAGTGGTGCGGGTATTGGCGCGGGCGCTGGACGAACTGAGCATCGGTGTCGAAATCTGCCCGGACGTCCACAGCGTGATCGACCGCTTGGAAAGCCACAAGTTCGACGCCGTGATCGTTGACTCCGACGAAGGTTGCAATGCGTGGGGGTTGCTGGCGGGCATGCGCAAGTCACGCCTCAACCGCCGCTCCGTAGGAGTGGCACTGGCGCGTGACCAGGAAACCTTCCGCACGGCCTTCGACATGGGCGCCAACCTGGTGATTGACAAGCCCATCCGGGGCGAGCGGGCAGCCCGCAACTTGCGCGCGGCGCAAGCCGTGATCCTCCGTGAGCTACGCCGGTGCACGCGGTACTCGGTGGAGGTCACGGCGACCTTGGAAACCGGGTCCGGTGTGGTACAGGCAACCGTCATCGACGTGAGCGAGGGGGGAGTGGGATTGCGCGCCTGGAAACCGTTGACCCAGGGGGAATCCGGCCAGATCCGATTCACCCTGCCTGAGACCGCCACGTCGTTCGAAGCACGGGTCGAGATTGTCTGGACCAAGGACGGCGGACGCGCCGGCACTCGCTTCCTGAACTTTGCCCCGCTATCCAAACTCGCACTGGAGCGCTGGCTGGGAGCACGAATCGACGACGAAATGCTCCAGCCGCAGGCCAAGTAG
- a CDS encoding GGDEF domain-containing protein encodes MIRQSIFKRESRRQARGTTENPREELQKKFRSLGRRELQLWTTALVILWLLTSGYLLPILLGTLRDLHELRLPDWDTLQVLSGFVILMALFTLHVVQHRRTLNAARNMLLTQLIRAEAAEQESVLDPLTGLYNRRYMEQALVKEMRRAERLDSRVTLLMIDLDDFKAINTRFGHQAGDRFLRQASETLESVFRESDTVIRYGGDEFLVILPDTSRAAAEHAVARLEEKTRQWNDAHGGPGYRLGFSCGLAECQPGYETVEALARADAEMYRSKRLRKSYNTLEKQGDTNASQHAVVLPRS; translated from the coding sequence ATGATCAGACAGTCAATCTTCAAGCGGGAGTCGAGGAGGCAGGCGCGCGGCACCACAGAGAATCCCCGCGAGGAGCTGCAAAAGAAGTTCCGGTCGTTGGGACGCCGCGAGCTTCAGCTCTGGACCACCGCCCTGGTCATCCTGTGGCTGCTGACCAGCGGCTACCTGCTGCCGATTCTGTTGGGGACCCTGCGGGACTTGCACGAACTACGCCTGCCGGACTGGGATACGTTGCAGGTTCTTTCCGGCTTCGTGATCCTGATGGCGCTGTTCACGCTGCACGTGGTGCAGCACCGGCGAACCCTGAATGCAGCCCGCAACATGCTGCTGACACAACTGATTCGCGCCGAGGCAGCAGAGCAGGAATCCGTGCTGGACCCGCTCACGGGCTTGTACAACCGCCGTTACATGGAGCAGGCGCTGGTCAAGGAGATGCGGCGCGCCGAGCGGCTCGACTCCAGAGTGACCCTGCTCATGATCGACCTGGACGACTTCAAGGCCATCAACACCCGGTTCGGCCACCAGGCAGGCGACCGGTTCCTGCGCCAAGCGTCCGAGACCCTGGAGAGCGTCTTTCGGGAGTCGGACACGGTGATTCGCTATGGGGGCGATGAGTTTCTGGTGATCCTTCCCGACACCAGCCGCGCTGCGGCAGAACACGCCGTCGCCAGACTCGAGGAAAAGACCCGCCAGTGGAATGACGCACACGGCGGTCCCGGCTACCGGCTGGGATTCAGTTGTGGACTTGCGGAGTGCCAGCCGGGGTACGAGACGGTAGAAGCCCTGGCCCGGGCCGATGCAGAAATGTACCGCAGCAAGCGCTTACGGAAATCCTATAACACATTGGAAAAACAAGGGGATACGAATGCGAGCCAACACGCTGTTGTTCTCCCAAGATCCTGA
- a CDS encoding FecR family protein gives MARFPFLRGAIAVVLCVLISPLPYALAQAGQRAGEVGALVPTATRNAGNVKVKDSLAWNDFLRTQATGRLRANLVDGSLLSMGSNSEMRVVQHDGASQQTQLELNYGRLRSRVVQLTKPGAKFEVKTPHAVIGVIGTDFYVFVDADRTLVIVFTGKVSIVPLRKDPNQPDSQATPVPPGIDVDGGQMAEVRSGHVEGPSPTPLGVQQDSIESTTVQEQERGRGMTNRSKIAIITGIVLGVAIAIALSTTRSEECSTSTSTSSSSSCSSPFTSTSTGP, from the coding sequence ATGGCGAGATTTCCCTTCCTGCGAGGAGCAATCGCGGTCGTTCTGTGTGTCCTTATTTCTCCGTTGCCCTACGCGCTGGCGCAGGCCGGCCAGCGGGCGGGCGAGGTGGGGGCGCTGGTGCCCACGGCCACGCGCAACGCGGGGAACGTGAAAGTCAAGGACAGCCTGGCCTGGAACGATTTTCTCCGCACCCAGGCAACCGGGCGCCTGCGCGCCAACCTGGTGGATGGCTCGCTGCTCAGCATGGGCTCGAACAGCGAGATGCGGGTGGTGCAGCATGACGGCGCTTCCCAGCAGACCCAACTGGAGCTGAACTACGGACGGCTGCGCAGCCGGGTGGTGCAGCTCACCAAGCCGGGCGCCAAGTTCGAGGTCAAGACGCCGCACGCCGTGATCGGTGTGATCGGCACCGATTTCTACGTCTTCGTGGATGCGGACCGCACCCTGGTCATCGTCTTCACTGGCAAGGTGTCCATCGTTCCGCTGCGCAAGGACCCCAACCAGCCTGACTCGCAGGCCACGCCCGTTCCCCCGGGGATCGACGTGGACGGCGGCCAGATGGCCGAGGTGCGCTCCGGTCACGTCGAAGGACCTTCGCCGACCCCGCTCGGGGTGCAGCAGGACAGCATCGAGTCCACCACCGTGCAGGAGCAGGAGCGCGGGCGTGGCATGACGAATCGCAGCAAGATCGCCATCATCACCGGCATCGTGCTTGGAGTGGCCATCGCCATTGCGCTCAGCACGACCAGGTCGGAGGAGTGCTCGACCTCCACCAGTACGTCTTCGTCCTCGAGTTGCTCTTCGCCATTTACCTCGACCTCGACCGGACCGTAA